The Nostoc sp. 'Peltigera membranacea cyanobiont' N6 genome contains the following window.
CACTGCGCCCCCAACTTTTCTGCATCCTGATACATGGAGCGAAATTTATAAACTCTAAATGGTTTACCGTACAACCCACTTCGCTGCTGACTGTACAATACTGGGCCAGGACTATCTAATCTAATTAGTAATGCAACCAACAACAGAAGTGGTGCAACTAATACTAGTAAAAAGAGGATCAATATGAGATCGACAACTCGCTTCAGTTTCATACTGAAGTAACCAGGCATTAGGTTAAAACCATCGCTAAAAGCCAACCATTTATCTTGTAGGAGCGATGAAGGAAGTTTATACCAAAATGTTTGGTAAACATCCGGCAATGTATAAACCGGAATACCTCGCAACCGCATTTGCATTAATTGTTGTGCTTGAGATTGGGAAAAATTTATCTGGGCTGTAACTATGACCCCAGACCAGGATTCTTGACTCCATTGCGACAAATCGCTCAGATTTCCCTGATAACTCAGATTGCTTTTTGGTAAGTCTATGGTTGTTTGATTTTCTTCTGCTAGAACAGTCAACTTTCCTAAAGGATTAAGTACCAGCAGTTTTTGTGCAAATTTAATCGCATTATCCCCTGCTCCTAGTATCAACCAACGACTTTTCAGGGCGTGCGATCGCACCCATTTCACTGCCATCACGCGCAATATTACAGCCCAGATAGTAAATATTCCCAAGCTAGGTAAGAAGATACTCCGCCACAATACCGGATTATGTTTGCCAATGCCTGACAAGTAAATTAGGGCAGAAATGAAGAAGGCGATCGCAATATTACAAACAATAATTCGAGCAGGCGCTCTTAAACCTGCGATTTGTCGCTCTGGATGGTACGCATCTGCTAAATAAAATGCTGCAAGTGTCATACACACAAATCCATAAGGCAATGGATTGAGCCAACGCAAGGGTTGATCTAAACGCAACCATTGTGCGATCGCTAAACAAATGAGCAAACCAAAAATATCTCCTAACAAGAGCAATATTGGTAGGCTGCGGACTATATTGGGCAGCCTAGCATTGGCAGGGTAACTAACAGAACTTGTAAGAGTCATTAATTTTTCTTATTCTTTCAGTATCCTGGTATTGATTTGTTCGTTAAAGCCAGCAAGAAATTCCAAGATGGCAATACTAAGGACTAGCTATGTATGTCAAAAGGAATACAAGCAATAAATTTTTGGAATGCTCTATTTTTCAAAGGAATTGGGTATTGGGTATTACGGACTAGGAGAGTAAGCATCAGCAATTTTCCGTAGTATATATCTAAAACCTACATCTTACTTGCGTAGGCTGTCCGATTTGTTCCTTTATATTTGCATTATATTTGCATGATGATATGAATGTAGTCAATATAAACTTTAAAATTAATATTGCCAATATAGTTACTTAAAATCTCAGTAATATTTTTGAAACAAAAGCAACCAAGTATTAAAATTAATGTTCCCAAATAATTATAAAAATTAAGTATAAAGAGCTTCTAGATTATAAATACAAATATTTATAATCCTTATCTATTAAGACTTTAAGCGTTTTTGTATACGTAAGCACTAGTTAATTTAATAATGTTTATATTAATTGTGATAGCTAGGGTATTAATACTTAAAGTATAAAAATATTATTTTACGCATAAAAAACTTTTGGATAAAATGTAGCTTTTGTTACCAGTAATATGCTTATTCGAAGGTTATATGAAGGTTAAAGCTTTATTTAATTCAAATACTTGTCAAAGTAATATAAAATCTTAGAGAAAGATATATAAAAAATACCTTGACAATTAGATAATGTTTCTGAGAT
Protein-coding sequences here:
- a CDS encoding sugar transferase; this translates as MTLTSSVSYPANARLPNIVRSLPILLLLGDIFGLLICLAIAQWLRLDQPLRWLNPLPYGFVCMTLAAFYLADAYHPERQIAGLRAPARIIVCNIAIAFFISALIYLSGIGKHNPVLWRSIFLPSLGIFTIWAVILRVMAVKWVRSHALKSRWLILGAGDNAIKFAQKLLVLNPLGKLTVLAEENQTTIDLPKSNLSYQGNLSDLSQWSQESWSGVIVTAQINFSQSQAQQLMQMRLRGIPVYTLPDVYQTFWYKLPSSLLQDKWLAFSDGFNLMPGYFSMKLKRVVDLILILFLLVLVAPLLLLVALLIRLDSPGPVLYSQQRSGLYGKPFRVYKFRSMYQDAEKLGAQWASQRDPRITRLGYWLRLLRIDELPQIWNVLQGEMSLIGPRPERPEFDVKLKQAIPYYEVRYLVKPGITGWAQVMYPYGASIEDAYEKLSYDLYYIKNYSIWLDLAIAFKTIRVVLLGKGR